A section of the Streptomyces sp. Je 1-369 genome encodes:
- the tsaB gene encoding tRNA (adenosine(37)-N6)-threonylcarbamoyltransferase complex dimerization subunit type 1 TsaB: MLLLALDTATPAVTVALHDGSSVVSESSQVDARRHGELLLPAVDRVLAEAGLKLDAVTGIVVGVGPGPYTGLRVGLMTADTFGLALGVPVHGVCTLDGLAYASGIETGPFVVATDARRKEVYWARYDDVRTRAGEPAVDRPADIAAEVEGVPAVGAGALLYPDTFPDARAPEHVSAAALASLAAEKLAAGEELLEPRPLYLRRPDAQVPKNYKVVTPK, translated from the coding sequence GTGCTCTTGCTCGCTCTGGATACCGCAACGCCCGCCGTCACCGTCGCCCTCCACGACGGCTCCTCAGTCGTCTCGGAGTCGAGCCAGGTCGACGCCCGCCGCCACGGGGAACTGCTGCTTCCGGCCGTCGACCGTGTGCTCGCCGAGGCCGGCCTGAAACTCGACGCCGTGACCGGCATCGTCGTCGGCGTGGGCCCCGGCCCCTACACCGGCCTCCGCGTCGGCCTGATGACCGCCGACACCTTCGGCCTCGCGCTCGGCGTCCCCGTGCACGGCGTGTGCACGCTGGACGGCCTCGCGTACGCCTCGGGCATCGAGACCGGCCCCTTCGTGGTGGCCACCGACGCCCGCCGCAAGGAGGTCTACTGGGCCCGCTACGACGACGTGCGCACGCGCGCGGGCGAGCCCGCCGTCGACCGGCCCGCGGACATCGCCGCCGAGGTCGAGGGAGTGCCCGCCGTCGGCGCGGGCGCGCTGCTCTACCCCGACACGTTCCCCGACGCCCGCGCCCCCGAGCACGTCTCGGCGGCCGCGCTGGCCTCGCTGGCCGCCGAGAAGCTGGCCGCGGGCGAGGAACTCCTCGAGCCCCGGCCGCTGTACCTGCGCCGCCCCGACGCGCAGGTCCCCAAGAACTACAAGGTGGTCACCCCCAAGTGA
- the rimI gene encoding ribosomal protein S18-alanine N-acetyltransferase, with product MRWWDIDAVFVLEKELFPDDAWSRGMFWSELAHARGPLATRRYVVATDGDRLVGYAGLAASGDLADVQTIAVARDHWGTGLGARLLTDLLQAATAFECAEVMLEVRVDNTRAQKLYERFGFEPIGFRRGYYQPGNVDALVMRRTDPSTPASGVQGTEIHG from the coding sequence ATGCGCTGGTGGGACATCGACGCGGTGTTCGTCCTGGAGAAGGAGCTCTTCCCGGACGACGCCTGGTCGCGCGGGATGTTCTGGTCCGAGCTCGCCCACGCGCGCGGGCCGCTGGCCACCCGTCGCTATGTGGTCGCGACGGACGGCGACCGCCTCGTCGGGTACGCGGGACTCGCCGCCTCCGGAGACCTTGCCGACGTCCAGACCATCGCGGTGGCCCGCGACCACTGGGGCACCGGCCTCGGCGCCCGGCTCCTCACCGACCTGCTCCAGGCCGCGACCGCCTTCGAGTGCGCCGAGGTGATGCTGGAAGTGCGGGTCGACAACACCCGGGCGCAGAAGCTGTACGAGCGCTTCGGCTTCGAGCCCATCGGCTTCCGGCGCGGCTACTACCAGCCCGGCAACGTGGACGCCCTGGTCATGCGCCGCACCGATCCCTCCACCCCCGCATCCGGCGTACAAGGAACCGAGATCCATGGCTAG
- the tsaD gene encoding tRNA (adenosine(37)-N6)-threonylcarbamoyltransferase complex transferase subunit TsaD, whose protein sequence is MASTRDEPLVLGIETSCDETGVGIVRGTTLLADAIASSVDEHARFGGVVPEVASRAHLEAMVPTIDRALKEAGVSAKDLDGISVTAGPGLAGALLVGVSAAKAYAYALGKPLYGVNHLASHICVDQLEHGPLPEPTMALLVSGGHSSLLLSEDITSDVRPLGSTIDDAAGEAFDKIARVLNLGFPGGPVIDRYAREGDPNAIAFPRGLTGPRDAAYDFSFSGLKTSVARWIEAKRAAGEEVPVRDVSASFQEAVVDVLTRKAVRACKDEGVDHLMIGGGVAANSRLRALAQERCEKAGIRLRVPRPKLCTDNGAMVAALGAEMVARNRSASDWDLSADSSLPVTEPHVPGHSHSHDHVHEVSKENLYS, encoded by the coding sequence ATGGCTAGCACGCGCGACGAACCCCTCGTCCTCGGCATCGAGACCTCCTGCGACGAGACCGGCGTCGGCATCGTCCGCGGCACCACGCTGCTCGCGGACGCCATCGCCTCCAGCGTCGACGAGCACGCACGCTTCGGCGGCGTCGTGCCCGAGGTGGCCTCCCGCGCCCACCTCGAAGCGATGGTGCCCACCATCGACCGCGCCCTGAAGGAAGCGGGGGTGAGCGCGAAGGACCTCGACGGCATCTCGGTGACCGCGGGGCCCGGCCTCGCGGGCGCGCTGCTCGTCGGCGTCTCGGCCGCGAAGGCGTACGCGTACGCCCTCGGGAAGCCGCTCTACGGCGTCAACCACCTCGCCTCGCACATCTGCGTCGACCAGCTGGAGCACGGGCCGCTGCCCGAGCCGACGATGGCGCTCCTGGTCTCCGGCGGCCACTCGTCGCTGCTGCTGTCCGAGGACATCACGTCCGACGTCCGGCCGCTCGGCTCGACCATCGACGACGCGGCGGGCGAGGCCTTCGACAAGATCGCGCGGGTGCTGAACCTCGGCTTCCCCGGCGGCCCCGTCATCGACCGGTACGCGCGCGAGGGCGACCCGAACGCGATCGCCTTCCCGCGCGGCCTGACCGGACCCCGCGACGCCGCGTACGACTTCTCCTTCTCCGGCCTGAAGACGTCCGTCGCCCGCTGGATCGAGGCGAAACGGGCCGCGGGCGAGGAGGTGCCGGTACGCGATGTGTCGGCGTCCTTCCAGGAGGCGGTCGTCGACGTGCTGACCCGCAAGGCCGTGCGGGCCTGCAAGGACGAGGGCGTCGACCACCTCATGATCGGCGGCGGCGTGGCGGCCAACTCGCGCCTGCGCGCCCTCGCCCAGGAGCGGTGCGAGAAGGCGGGCATCCGGCTGCGCGTGCCGCGCCCCAAGCTCTGCACGGACAACGGCGCGATGGTCGCGGCCCTCGGCGCGGAGATGGTGGCCCGCAACCGGTCGGCATCGGACTGGGACCTGTCGGCGGACTCGTCGCTCCCGGTCACGGAACCGCACGTACCTGGCCACTCCCACTCCCACGATCACGTGCATGAGGTCAGCAAGGAGAACCTGTACTCATGA
- a CDS encoding class I SAM-dependent methyltransferase, which produces MPFDHNDHYHPLLLRNLPPGGRTALDIGCGTGRFARRLAARGYEVDALDPSAEVIAEAEAAGGGPRYRRADVTEEDLPAAHYDVITCLASLHHMPFDTVTRLRAALAPGGTLLVLGCYAGVTWWDVVASPANAVARATVHAAERLRGDHTPPRKPPVHQPDMRLSDIRTEAARLLPGSSVRQLLFWRYLLTYEEG; this is translated from the coding sequence ATGCCCTTCGACCACAACGACCACTACCACCCCCTGCTCCTCCGGAACCTGCCGCCGGGCGGCCGCACCGCCCTCGACATCGGCTGCGGCACGGGCCGCTTCGCCCGCCGCCTCGCGGCCCGCGGCTACGAGGTCGACGCGCTGGACCCGTCGGCGGAGGTCATCGCCGAGGCGGAGGCCGCGGGCGGAGGCCCCCGCTACCGCCGGGCGGACGTGACGGAGGAAGACCTGCCCGCGGCCCACTACGACGTCATCACCTGCCTGGCGAGCCTGCACCACATGCCCTTCGACACGGTGACCCGCCTCCGCGCCGCCCTCGCCCCGGGCGGCACGCTGCTCGTCCTGGGCTGCTACGCGGGCGTGACCTGGTGGGACGTCGTGGCGTCCCCCGCGAACGCGGTGGCGCGGGCGACGGTCCACGCCGCCGAGCGCCTGCGCGGCGACCACACGCCCCCGCGCAAGCCCCCGGTGCACCAGCCGGACATGCGCCTGTCCGACATCCGCACGGAGGCGGCGCGCCTCCTGCCGGGCAGCAGCGTGCGCCAACTCCTCTTCTGGCGCTACCTGTTGACGTACGAGGAGGGCTAG
- a CDS encoding TetR/AcrR family transcriptional regulator, with protein MAAEDNEQTAPGATPGAPAPAKKRAVGRPRRIDPETIVATARRILETEGVAALSMRRVAKEVGTTPMALYHHVRDKDELLMLTLAGTAATVPRPELPADPRDRLLAVSLHMHGTLARMPWVVEVLSLGDLTDEGALWMVEEIVASGIACGLTPEEAVRAYRTIWHCVYGDLVFRGAMERRAADPGRKRHFPDLLADADATELPHLAALAGRWSELTEDYDVTGQLGAVIDGLLGRPGRSSSP; from the coding sequence GTGGCAGCAGAAGACAACGAGCAGACGGCACCCGGCGCGACCCCCGGCGCTCCCGCCCCGGCGAAGAAGCGCGCCGTGGGCCGCCCACGCCGCATCGACCCGGAGACGATCGTCGCGACGGCCCGCCGGATCCTGGAGACGGAGGGCGTCGCGGCCCTGAGCATGCGCCGGGTCGCCAAGGAGGTCGGCACGACGCCGATGGCGCTCTACCACCACGTGCGCGACAAGGACGAGCTCCTGATGCTCACGCTCGCGGGCACGGCCGCCACGGTCCCGCGCCCCGAACTCCCCGCCGACCCGCGCGACCGTCTCCTCGCCGTCTCCCTGCACATGCACGGCACGCTGGCGCGGATGCCCTGGGTGGTCGAGGTGCTCAGCCTCGGCGACCTCACCGACGAGGGCGCCCTGTGGATGGTCGAGGAGATCGTCGCCTCCGGCATCGCGTGCGGGCTCACTCCGGAGGAGGCCGTACGCGCGTACCGGACGATCTGGCACTGCGTCTACGGAGACCTCGTCTTCCGCGGCGCGATGGAGCGCCGCGCCGCGGACCCGGGCCGCAAACGCCACTTCCCCGACCTGCTGGCCGACGCGGACGCGACCGAACTCCCCCACCTCGCGGCGCTCGCGGGCCGCTGGTCGGAGCTCACCGAGGACTACGACGTGACGGGCCAACTCGGCGCGGTCATCGACGGATTGCTGGGCAGGCCGGGAAGGTCGAGCTCCCCGTGA
- a CDS encoding MFS transporter, which produces MVNPNPNPSPDAPPGHLLLPVLLTVQFLVSLDMSVVNIALPDMGADLGFAPDSLLWVVNAYALAFGGLLMLGGRLADLVGRRRTLTWGFAVFGAASLAGGLALAPGQLIAARAVQGAGAAALAPVALALITVNYAAGPARSRALGLWGVSGALGGAVGIMAGGVLTDWVGWRSVMLINVPVVLAALLAARRGVPADRRTGPAPRLDVTGALLVTAGATLLVLGLVRTEIHGWTSGTTLGTLGAAAVLLAAFVAVEARKREPLLRLGLLGTAHRPVLSANVFALLMSSGQFAAFYFTSLYLQQVMEYGPTAAGAAFLPFCAGVVVGSTVATRTVGRLGERTLLVAGGLLGAAGFGWFALTVEAGGTFLGSILGPSLVASIGIGLCFVPLGAAATGGVAPEETGMASGLLNSSRQLGGSLGLAVLVTVAASATGDGRGRGALADGYAAAFAVSAGLLVAAALATAVLHGRRTIPAAPLAATPPRPAKTSVGEETSKNLGDDVETGVSRSTQG; this is translated from the coding sequence ATGGTGAACCCGAACCCGAACCCGAGCCCGGACGCGCCACCCGGGCATCTGCTGCTGCCGGTGCTGCTCACCGTGCAGTTCCTCGTCTCCCTCGACATGTCCGTCGTCAACATCGCCCTGCCCGACATGGGCGCCGACCTCGGCTTCGCCCCCGACTCGCTGCTGTGGGTCGTCAACGCCTACGCACTCGCCTTCGGCGGCCTGCTCATGCTCGGCGGGCGGCTCGCCGACCTCGTCGGCCGGCGGCGCACCCTCACGTGGGGCTTCGCGGTCTTCGGCGCGGCGAGCCTCGCGGGCGGGCTCGCCCTCGCGCCGGGGCAGCTCATCGCGGCACGGGCGGTGCAGGGCGCGGGCGCGGCGGCGCTCGCACCCGTCGCGCTCGCCCTGATCACCGTGAACTACGCGGCGGGGCCCGCACGGTCCCGCGCGCTCGGCCTGTGGGGCGTCTCCGGGGCGCTCGGCGGCGCCGTCGGGATCATGGCGGGCGGCGTGCTCACCGACTGGGTGGGCTGGCGCTCCGTGATGCTGATCAACGTCCCCGTGGTGCTCGCCGCGCTCCTCGCCGCCCGGCGCGGCGTGCCCGCCGACCGCCGTACGGGGCCCGCGCCCCGCCTCGACGTCACCGGCGCCCTGCTCGTCACCGCCGGGGCGACGCTGCTCGTCCTCGGCCTCGTGCGCACGGAGATACACGGCTGGACGTCGGGCACCACCCTCGGCACGCTCGGCGCGGCGGCCGTGCTCCTTGCCGCCTTCGTCGCCGTGGAAGCCCGCAAGCGCGAGCCTTTGCTGCGGCTCGGCCTGCTCGGCACGGCACACCGGCCCGTGCTCTCCGCGAACGTCTTCGCCCTGCTGATGTCCTCGGGACAGTTCGCCGCGTTCTACTTCACCTCGCTCTACCTCCAGCAGGTGATGGAGTACGGGCCGACGGCGGCCGGCGCCGCGTTCCTGCCGTTCTGCGCGGGTGTCGTGGTGGGGTCGACGGTCGCGACCCGGACGGTCGGGCGGCTCGGCGAGCGGACGCTCCTCGTGGCGGGCGGACTGCTCGGGGCCGCCGGGTTCGGGTGGTTCGCGCTGACGGTCGAGGCGGGCGGCACGTTCCTCGGCTCCATCCTCGGACCCTCGCTGGTCGCGAGCATCGGTATCGGCCTGTGCTTCGTACCGCTGGGCGCGGCCGCGACCGGTGGCGTCGCCCCCGAGGAGACCGGCATGGCCTCCGGGCTGCTCAACAGCTCCCGCCAGCTCGGCGGCTCCCTCGGCCTCGCGGTGCTTGTCACCGTCGCGGCGAGCGCCACGGGGGACGGGCGGGGCCGGGGCGCCCTCGCCGACGGGTACGCGGCCGCCTTCGCGGTGTCCGCGGGGCTCCTGGTGGCGGCCGCCCTGGCGACGGCCGTCCTGCACGGTCGTCGTACGATCCCTGCCGCACCCTTGGCAGCCACACCGCCGCGACCTGCGAAAACGTCCGTCGGGGAAGAAACTTCGAAAAATCTCGGCGACGATGTCGAAACGGGCGTCTCCCGTTCGACGCAGGGGTGA
- a CDS encoding YciI family protein — protein MPRYLTMIRIDENNAPESGPSPELQERMGALLEELTRAGVMLDTAGLRPTSEGTRVTWDKGELSTTDGPFTETKEVIGGYSICQAKDMAEAVEWTKRFLKTHEDYWTITAEVRQIEG, from the coding sequence ATGCCGCGCTACCTGACGATGATCCGCATCGACGAGAACAACGCGCCCGAGAGCGGCCCGAGCCCCGAACTCCAGGAGCGCATGGGCGCGCTCCTGGAGGAGCTCACCAGGGCCGGGGTCATGCTCGACACCGCGGGCCTGCGGCCGACCTCCGAAGGCACCCGCGTGACCTGGGACAAGGGCGAACTGTCCACGACGGACGGCCCGTTCACCGAGACCAAGGAGGTCATCGGCGGCTACTCCATCTGCCAGGCCAAGGACATGGCGGAAGCCGTCGAGTGGACCAAGCGGTTCCTCAAGACCCACGAGGACTACTGGACGATCACCGCGGAGGTCCGGCAGATCGAGGGCTGA
- a CDS encoding RNA polymerase sigma factor has translation MAVSHPPEHPRQAIETVFRMESPRIIAGVTRIVRDVGIAEELAQDALVAALEQWPAQGVPDNPGAWLMATARNRAVDLVRRRERYARKLAEVGRDLEAAPAHAGPLEPADPDAIDDDLLRLVFIACHPVLSTEARVALTLRLLGGLSTAEIARAMLAPEPTVAQRIVRAKRTLAARAVAFEVPYGPDRDARLGSVLEVIYLIFNEGYAATTGDDLVRPALCEDALRLARVLTALMPEESEAHGLAALLELQASRTATRTGPTGEPVLLKDQSRAHWNQMLVRRGFAALARAQATSPSPAGALGPYALQAAIAACHAHAHSYEETDWQQIAALYGLLAARAPSPVVELNRAVAVAMAQGTEAGLVLVDALTAEPVLKDYHLLPSVRGDLLERLGRTDEAHAEFERAASLARNERERELLLARAADCWAGTGRGARPAQSAP, from the coding sequence ATGGCCGTGAGCCATCCCCCGGAGCACCCCCGCCAGGCCATCGAAACCGTCTTCCGCATGGAGTCGCCACGCATCATCGCCGGTGTCACGCGGATCGTACGAGACGTCGGCATCGCCGAGGAGCTGGCCCAGGACGCCCTCGTGGCGGCCCTCGAACAGTGGCCCGCGCAGGGCGTCCCCGACAACCCGGGCGCCTGGCTCATGGCCACCGCCAGGAACCGCGCCGTCGACCTGGTGCGCCGCCGCGAGCGCTACGCACGCAAGCTCGCCGAGGTCGGCCGCGACCTGGAGGCCGCCCCGGCGCACGCGGGCCCCCTCGAACCCGCGGACCCCGACGCCATCGACGACGATCTCCTGCGCCTCGTCTTCATCGCCTGCCACCCGGTGCTCTCCACCGAGGCCCGCGTGGCCCTCACGCTGCGCCTCCTCGGCGGCCTGTCCACCGCGGAGATCGCCCGCGCGATGCTGGCCCCCGAACCGACCGTGGCGCAGCGCATCGTGCGCGCCAAACGCACCCTCGCCGCCCGCGCCGTCGCCTTCGAGGTCCCCTACGGGCCCGACCGCGACGCCCGCCTCGGCTCGGTCCTCGAAGTCATCTACCTGATCTTCAACGAGGGGTACGCGGCCACCACGGGCGACGACCTGGTGCGCCCCGCCCTCTGCGAGGACGCGCTGCGCCTGGCCCGGGTGCTCACCGCCCTGATGCCCGAGGAGTCCGAGGCGCACGGCCTCGCCGCGCTCCTCGAACTGCAGGCCTCGCGCACGGCGACCCGCACGGGCCCGACGGGCGAGCCGGTGCTGCTCAAGGACCAGAGCAGGGCGCACTGGAACCAGATGCTGGTCCGGCGTGGATTCGCCGCCCTCGCACGGGCCCAGGCCACGTCCCCCTCACCGGCGGGCGCCCTCGGCCCGTACGCACTCCAGGCCGCGATCGCCGCCTGCCACGCCCACGCGCACAGCTACGAGGAGACCGACTGGCAGCAGATCGCCGCCCTCTACGGCCTGCTCGCCGCCCGTGCCCCGTCTCCCGTCGTCGAGCTGAACCGCGCGGTCGCGGTGGCCATGGCGCAGGGCACGGAGGCCGGGCTCGTCCTGGTCGACGCGCTGACCGCCGAACCCGTCCTGAAGGACTACCACCTGCTGCCCAGCGTCCGGGGCGACCTCCTGGAGCGGCTCGGACGCACCGACGAGGCCCACGCGGAGTTCGAACGTGCGGCGTCGCTGGCGCGCAACGAACGGGAACGGGAACTGCTCCTGGCGCGGGCCGCCGACTGCTGGGCGGGGACGGGGCGCGGGGCGCGGCCTGCGCAGAGCGCCCCCTAA
- a CDS encoding THUMP-like domain-containing protein yields MGRVNDPNTPSAHETDLGDPLAAFAALRTDEGRALLDEVRDVAPAEELAAATRLRRTHPAPLVSAALAQARLRTRAAAKFGAEDAARMFFTPNGVEQSTRASVAAHRAESFKALGVRSLADLCCGIGGDAIALARAGISVLAVDRDPLTCAVARANAEALGLADLIEVREADVTDVDTSAYDAVFVDPARRGGRGRIFDPEAYSPPLSWAVGAALAAPLAALKIAPGIPHEAIPAEAGAEWISDGGDVKEAVLWFGTDTPASHRATLLPGGASLWTPLATMLPDPEVRPVGRYLYEPDGAVIRAHLVAEVAARVDGGLVDETIAYVTSDALHATPYATAYEITDRIPFNVKKLKALLRERGVGILTVKKRGSAVEPEELRRKVKPQGRNAATVFLTRVAGAPTMLIGHPAPPPAKH; encoded by the coding sequence ATGGGGCGGGTGAACGACCCGAACACGCCGAGCGCCCACGAGACCGACCTCGGCGACCCCCTCGCCGCCTTCGCCGCCCTCCGTACCGACGAGGGCCGGGCCCTGCTCGACGAGGTGCGGGACGTCGCACCGGCCGAGGAACTCGCCGCCGCCACCCGGCTGCGCCGCACCCACCCGGCGCCCCTGGTCTCCGCGGCGCTCGCCCAGGCGCGGCTGCGCACCCGGGCCGCGGCGAAGTTCGGCGCCGAGGACGCGGCCCGCATGTTCTTCACGCCGAACGGCGTCGAGCAGTCCACGCGCGCGTCCGTCGCCGCGCACCGCGCGGAGAGCTTCAAGGCCTTGGGCGTACGTTCGCTCGCCGACCTGTGCTGCGGCATCGGCGGCGACGCCATCGCCCTCGCGCGCGCCGGGATCTCCGTGCTCGCCGTCGACCGTGACCCGCTGACCTGCGCGGTCGCCCGCGCCAACGCCGAGGCGCTCGGGCTCGCCGACCTCATCGAGGTGCGCGAGGCGGACGTCACCGACGTGGACACGTCCGCGTACGACGCCGTCTTCGTGGACCCGGCGCGCCGGGGCGGCCGCGGGCGGATCTTCGACCCCGAGGCCTACTCCCCGCCCCTGTCCTGGGCGGTCGGAGCGGCCCTCGCGGCCCCGCTCGCCGCGCTGAAGATCGCCCCCGGCATCCCGCACGAGGCGATCCCCGCCGAGGCGGGGGCCGAGTGGATCTCGGACGGCGGCGACGTGAAGGAGGCCGTCCTGTGGTTCGGCACCGACACGCCCGCCTCGCACCGCGCCACGCTCCTGCCCGGCGGCGCCTCCCTGTGGACCCCGCTCGCCACGATGCTGCCCGACCCGGAGGTGCGTCCCGTCGGTCGCTACCTGTACGAGCCCGACGGCGCCGTCATCCGCGCCCACCTGGTCGCCGAGGTCGCCGCCCGGGTCGACGGCGGACTCGTCGACGAGACCATCGCGTACGTCACCTCCGACGCCCTGCACGCCACCCCGTACGCGACGGCGTACGAGATCACCGACCGGATCCCGTTCAACGTGAAGAAGCTCAAGGCCCTGCTGCGCGAGCGCGGGGTCGGCATCCTCACGGTGAAGAAGCGCGGCTCGGCCGTCGAGCCCGAGGAGCTGCGGCGCAAGGTGAAGCCGCAGGGCAGGAACGCGGCGACCGTCTTCCTGACGCGGGTGGCGGGCGCCCCGACGATGCTGATCGGCCACCCGGCGCCCCCGCCCGCCAAGCACTAG
- a CDS encoding polysaccharide deacetylase family protein, with protein sequence MQLVRQKEECARRRKNQTRALVAVLSVAAIASGCASGDDSDGVKPAHGQQPLNAPPARALDSYAQKLATAQVARTLAAKRWGLAKPPLAAPPPPAAKPRITTRKGFEVKGQESLPPVFTTIPTKEKVVFLTIDDGAEKDPALLKMMSELKLPYTAFLSDYLVSEDYTYFKKMQDRGVTLNNHTLNHRYLPGLSYEGQRREICGMQDVIKKHYGKRPELFRPPYGNYNRDTLRAAKSCGVKAVPLWASEAFADHMEWREWDRDLHPGDIILTHFRGREDWKGTMPDMIRKVMKTVTDKGYAVARLEDYL encoded by the coding sequence ATGCAACTAGTACGACAAAAGGAAGAATGCGCCAGAAGGCGGAAGAACCAGACGCGCGCCCTGGTGGCCGTCCTCTCCGTCGCGGCGATCGCCTCCGGCTGCGCCTCCGGAGACGACTCCGACGGCGTGAAACCCGCCCACGGCCAGCAGCCGCTCAACGCCCCGCCCGCCCGCGCCCTCGACTCCTACGCCCAGAAACTCGCCACGGCCCAGGTCGCCCGCACCCTGGCCGCCAAGCGCTGGGGCCTGGCCAAGCCCCCGCTCGCCGCGCCCCCGCCGCCCGCCGCCAAGCCCCGGATCACCACCCGCAAGGGGTTCGAGGTCAAGGGCCAGGAGAGCCTGCCGCCGGTCTTCACGACGATCCCCACCAAGGAGAAGGTCGTCTTCCTGACCATCGACGACGGCGCCGAGAAGGACCCGGCGCTGCTGAAGATGATGAGCGAACTGAAGCTCCCGTACACCGCGTTCCTCAGCGACTACCTGGTCAGCGAGGACTACACCTACTTCAAGAAGATGCAGGACCGCGGCGTCACCCTGAACAACCACACGCTCAACCACCGCTACCTGCCCGGACTCTCGTACGAGGGGCAGCGCCGCGAGATCTGCGGCATGCAGGACGTCATCAAGAAGCACTACGGCAAGCGCCCCGAGCTCTTCCGCCCGCCCTACGGCAACTACAACCGCGACACGCTGCGCGCCGCCAAGTCCTGCGGCGTCAAGGCGGTGCCCCTGTGGGCGTCGGAGGCCTTCGCCGACCACATGGAGTGGCGCGAGTGGGACCGCGACCTGCACCCCGGCGACATCATCCTCACGCACTTCCGGGGGCGCGAGGACTGGAAGGGCACCATGCCCGACATGATCCGCAAGGTCATGAAGACGGTCACCGACAAGGGGTACGCGGTCGCCAGACTTGAGGACTACCTGTGA
- the groES gene encoding co-chaperone GroES, with protein sequence MTTASSKVAIKPLEDRIVVQPLDAEQTTASGLVIPDTAKEKPQEGAVLAVGPGRFENGERLPLDVKVGDVVLYSKYGGTEVKYNGDEYLVLSARDVLAIVEK encoded by the coding sequence GTGACGACCGCAAGCTCCAAGGTTGCCATCAAGCCGCTCGAGGACCGCATTGTGGTCCAGCCGCTCGACGCCGAGCAGACCACGGCCTCCGGCCTGGTCATTCCGGACACCGCGAAGGAGAAGCCCCAGGAGGGTGCTGTCCTCGCCGTGGGCCCGGGCCGCTTCGAGAACGGCGAGCGCCTGCCGCTCGACGTCAAGGTCGGCGATGTCGTGCTGTACAGCAAGTACGGCGGCACCGAGGTGAAGTACAACGGCGACGAGTACCTCGTCCTCTCGGCTCGCGACGTCCTCGCGATCGTCGAGAAGTAG